One segment of Kryptolebias marmoratus isolate JLee-2015 linkage group LG23, ASM164957v2, whole genome shotgun sequence DNA contains the following:
- the LOC108242155 gene encoding NACHT, LRR and PYD domains-containing protein 12-like isoform X22, producing the protein MVTEVRGFTDPQKEEYFRKRFRDEEQASRIISHFKTSRSLHIMCHIPVFCWITATVLEDVLKTREGGELPNTLTEMYIHFLVLQTKVKNIKYDGGAETDPHWSPESRKMIESLGKLAFEQLQKGNLIFYESDLTECGIDSKEASVYSGVFTQIFKEERGLYQDKVFCFIHLSVQEFLAALHVHLTFINSGINLMNKHQTKFNTSKVFMKPELKFVHQSAVDQALQSQNGHLDLFLRFLLGLSLQTNQTLLQGFLAQTGSSSQTNQETVQYINNLISENLSSEKSINLFHCLNELNDGSLVEEIQQSLSSGSLSTDELSPAQWSALAFILLSSGIDLDVFDLKKYSASEEVLLRLLPVVNASNKALLSDCHLSERTCKSLSSALSSQSSCLAELDLSNNNLQDSGVELLSSGLSPNCKLEILRLRSCNFSGRTCEVLSSVLSSESSCLKELDLSNNNLQDSGVELLSSGLKRQHCHLEILRLQSCHLSERACDILSSALSSQSSSLKELDLSKNILQDSGVKLLSSGMKSPNCKLEILRLRYCNLSGRACNVLSSVLSSQSSFLKELELRNNNLQDSGVELLSSGLKSLNCKLEILRLQSCHLSMRTCKILSSVVSSQSSSLKELDLSNNNLEDSGVKLLSSGLKSPNCHMEILRLQSCNLSGRTCEILSSVLSSQSCCLRELDLQYNKLQNSGEKLLSGGLKTSDYTLEVFRVEPAGVRWLTPGLRKYSCQLTIDTNTVSRNLQLSDNNRKVTFVKKVQSYPDHPDRFDDWPQLLCKTGLTGRCYWEVEWRRRVDISVSYRGIRKRGDSKDCRFGWNDQSWSLVCSDDGYSVCHKERETSISSSSVSNRVAVYVDCPAGILSFYSVSSDSLIHLHTFNTTFTQTLFPGFGFWSPGSSVFLC; encoded by the exons ATGGTGACAGAGGTCAGGGGGTTCACTGACCCACAGAAAGAGGAGTACTTCAGGAAGAGATTCAGAGATGAGGAGCAGGCCAGCAGGATCATCTCCCACTTCAAGACATCACGAAGCCTCCACATCATGTGCCACATCCCAGTCTTCTGTTGGATCACTGCTACAGTTCTGGAGGATGTGTTGAAAaccagagagggaggagagctGCCCAACACCCTGActgagatgtacatccacttcCTGGTACTTCAGACCAAAGTCAAAAACATCAAGTATGATGGAGGAGCTGAGACAGATCCACACTGGAGTCCAGAGAGCAGGAAGATGATTGAGTCTCTGGGAAAACTGGCTTTTGAGCAGCTGCAAAAAGGAAACCTGATCTTCTATGAATCAGACCTGACAGAGTGTGGCATCGACAGCAAAGAAGCCTCAGTGTACTCAGGAGTGTTCACACAGATCTTTAAAGAGGAGAGAGGGCTGTACCAGGACAAGGTGTTCTGCTTCATCCATCTGAGTGTTCAGGAGTTTCTGGCTGCTCTTCATGTCCATCTGACCTTCATCAACTCTGGGATTAATTTGATgaataaacatcaaacaaaatTCAACACTTCTAAAGTTTTTATGAAACCAGAACTAAAATTTGTCCATCAGAGTGCTGTAGACCAGGCCTTACAGAGTCAAAATGGACACCTGGACTTGTTCCTTCGCTTCCTCCTTGGTCTTTCACTGCAGACCAATCAGACTCTCCTACAAGGCTTTCTggcacagacaggaagtagctCACAGACCAATCAGGAAACAGTCCAGTACATCAATAACCTGATCAGTGAAAATCTGTCTTCAGAGAAAAGCATCAATCTGTTCCActgtctgaatgaactgaatgatGGTTCTCTAGTGGAGGAGAtccaacagtctctgagttCAGGAAGTCTCTCCACAGATGAACTGTCTCCTGCTCAGTGGTCAGCTCTGGCCTTCATCTTACTGTCATCAGGAATTGATCTGGATGTGTTTGACCTGAAGAAATATTCTGCTTCAGAGGAGGTTCTTCTGAGGCTGCTGCCAGTGGTCAACGCCTCCAACAAAGCTCT GTTGAGTGACTGTCACCTCTcagagagaacatgtaaaaGTCTTTCCTCAGCTCTCAGCTCCCAATCCTCCTGCCTGGCAGAACTGGATCTGAGtaacaacaacctgcaggattcaggagtggAGCTGCTTTCTTCTGGACTGAGTCCAAACTGTAAACTGGAAATTCTCAG acTTCGATCCTGTAACTTTTCAGGGAGAACATGTGAGGTTCTGTCCTCAGTCCTCAGCTCTGAATCCTCCTGTCTGAAAGAACTGGATCTGAGtaacaacaacctgcaggattcaggagtggAGCTGCTTTCTTCTGGACTGAAGAGGCAACACTGTCACCTGGAAATTCTCAG ACTTCAATCCTGTCACCTCTCAGAGAGAGCATGTGATATTCTGTCCTCAGCCCTCAGCTCCCAGTCCTCCAGTCTCAAAGAACTGGATCTGAGTAAGAACatcctgcaggattcaggagtgaagctgcTTTCCTCTGGAATGAAGAGTCCAAACTGTAAACTGGAAATTCTCAG acttcGATACTGTAACCTCTCAGGAAGAGCATGTAATGTTCTGTCCTCAGTCCTCAGCTCCCAATCCTCCTTTCTGAAAGAACTAGAACTGAGgaacaacaacctgcaggattcaggagtggAGCTGCTGTCTTCCGGACTGAAGAGTCTAAACTGTAAACTGGAAATTCTCAG aCTTCAATCCTGTCACCTCTCAATGAGAACATGTAAGATTCTGTCCTCAGTCGTCAGCTCCCAGTCCTCCAGTCTCAAAGAACTGGATCTGAGTAACAACAACCTggaggattcaggagtgaagctgcTTTCCTCTGGCCTGAAGAGTCCAAACTGTCACATGGAAATTCTCAG GCTTCAGTCCTGTAACCTctcagggagaacatgtgaGATTTTGTCCTCAGTACTGAGCTCTCAGTCCTGCTGTCTGAGAGAGCTGGATCTGCAGTACAACAAGCTACAGAATTCAGGGGAGAAGTTGCTTTCTGGTGGACTGAAGACTTCAGACTACACACTTGAAGTTTTCAG GGTGGAGCCTGCTGGAGTCCGATGGTTGACACCAGGTCTGAGGAAGT ATTCCTGTCAGCTCACAATCGACACAAACACAGTGAGCAGAAACCTCCAACTGTCTGACAACAACAGGAAGGTgacatttgtgaaaaaagttCAGTCATATCCTGATCATCCAGATAGATTTGATGACTGGCCTCAGCTTCTGTGTAAAACTGGTCTGACTGGTCGCTGTTACTGGGAGGTCGAGTGGAGAAGAAGAGTTGATATATCAGTGAGTTACAGAGGAATCAGAAAGAGAGGAGACAGTAAAGACTGTAGGTTTGGATGGAATGATCAATCCTGGAGTTTGGTCTGCTCTGATGATGGTTACTCTGTCTGTCATAAGGAGAGAGAAacatccatctcctcctcctctgtctctaaCAGAGTAGCAGTGTATGTGGACTGTCCTGCTGGCATTCTGTCCTTCTACAGTGTCTCctctgactcactgatccacctccaCACCTTCAACACCACATTCACTCAAACTCTTTTTCCTGGATTTGGGTTCTGGTCTCCTGGttcctcagtgtttctgtgttga
- the LOC108242155 gene encoding NACHT, LRR and PYD domains-containing protein 12-like isoform X21: MVTEVRGFTDPQKEEYFRKRFRDEEQASRIISHFKTSRSLHIMCHIPVFCWITATVLEDVLKTREGGELPNTLTEMYIHFLVLQTKVKNIKYDGGAETDPHWSPESRKMIESLGKLAFEQLQKGNLIFYESDLTECGIDSKEASVYSGVFTQIFKEERGLYQDKVFCFIHLSVQEFLAALHVHLTFINSGINLMNKHQTKFNTSKVFMKPELKFVHQSAVDQALQSQNGHLDLFLRFLLGLSLQTNQTLLQGFLAQTGSSSQTNQETVQYINNLISENLSSEKSINLFHCLNELNDGSLVEEIQQSLSSGSLSTDELSPAQWSALAFILLSSGIDLDVFDLKKYSASEEVLLRLLPVVNASNKALLSDCHLSERTCKSLSSALSSQSSCLAELDLSNNNLQDSGVELLSSGLSPNCKLEILRLRSCNFSGRTCEVLSSVLSSESSCLKELDLSNNNLQDSGVELLSSGLKRQHCHLEILRLQSCHLSERACDILSSALSSQSSSLKELDLSKNILQDSGVKLLSSGMKSPNCKLEILRLQSCHLSMRTCKILSSVVSSQSSSLKELDLSNNNLEDSGVKLLSSGLKSPNCHMEILRLQSCNLSGRTCEILSSVLSSQSCCLRELDLQYNKLQNSGEKLLSGGLKTSDYTLEVFRVEPAGVRWLTPGLRKYSCQLTIDTNTVSRNLQLSDNNRKVTFVKKVQSYPDHPDRFDDWPQLLCKTGLTGRCYWEVEWRRRVDISVSYRGIRKRGDSKDCRFGWNDQSWSLVCSDDGYSVCHKERETSISSSSVSNRVAVYVDCPAGILSFYSVSSDSLIHLHTFNTTFTQTLFPGFGFWSPGSSVFLC, translated from the exons ATGGTGACAGAGGTCAGGGGGTTCACTGACCCACAGAAAGAGGAGTACTTCAGGAAGAGATTCAGAGATGAGGAGCAGGCCAGCAGGATCATCTCCCACTTCAAGACATCACGAAGCCTCCACATCATGTGCCACATCCCAGTCTTCTGTTGGATCACTGCTACAGTTCTGGAGGATGTGTTGAAAaccagagagggaggagagctGCCCAACACCCTGActgagatgtacatccacttcCTGGTACTTCAGACCAAAGTCAAAAACATCAAGTATGATGGAGGAGCTGAGACAGATCCACACTGGAGTCCAGAGAGCAGGAAGATGATTGAGTCTCTGGGAAAACTGGCTTTTGAGCAGCTGCAAAAAGGAAACCTGATCTTCTATGAATCAGACCTGACAGAGTGTGGCATCGACAGCAAAGAAGCCTCAGTGTACTCAGGAGTGTTCACACAGATCTTTAAAGAGGAGAGAGGGCTGTACCAGGACAAGGTGTTCTGCTTCATCCATCTGAGTGTTCAGGAGTTTCTGGCTGCTCTTCATGTCCATCTGACCTTCATCAACTCTGGGATTAATTTGATgaataaacatcaaacaaaatTCAACACTTCTAAAGTTTTTATGAAACCAGAACTAAAATTTGTCCATCAGAGTGCTGTAGACCAGGCCTTACAGAGTCAAAATGGACACCTGGACTTGTTCCTTCGCTTCCTCCTTGGTCTTTCACTGCAGACCAATCAGACTCTCCTACAAGGCTTTCTggcacagacaggaagtagctCACAGACCAATCAGGAAACAGTCCAGTACATCAATAACCTGATCAGTGAAAATCTGTCTTCAGAGAAAAGCATCAATCTGTTCCActgtctgaatgaactgaatgatGGTTCTCTAGTGGAGGAGAtccaacagtctctgagttCAGGAAGTCTCTCCACAGATGAACTGTCTCCTGCTCAGTGGTCAGCTCTGGCCTTCATCTTACTGTCATCAGGAATTGATCTGGATGTGTTTGACCTGAAGAAATATTCTGCTTCAGAGGAGGTTCTTCTGAGGCTGCTGCCAGTGGTCAACGCCTCCAACAAAGCTCT GTTGAGTGACTGTCACCTCTcagagagaacatgtaaaaGTCTTTCCTCAGCTCTCAGCTCCCAATCCTCCTGCCTGGCAGAACTGGATCTGAGtaacaacaacctgcaggattcaggagtggAGCTGCTTTCTTCTGGACTGAGTCCAAACTGTAAACTGGAAATTCTCAG acTTCGATCCTGTAACTTTTCAGGGAGAACATGTGAGGTTCTGTCCTCAGTCCTCAGCTCTGAATCCTCCTGTCTGAAAGAACTGGATCTGAGtaacaacaacctgcaggattcaggagtggAGCTGCTTTCTTCTGGACTGAAGAGGCAACACTGTCACCTGGAAATTCTCAG ACTTCAATCCTGTCACCTCTCAGAGAGAGCATGTGATATTCTGTCCTCAGCCCTCAGCTCCCAGTCCTCCAGTCTCAAAGAACTGGATCTGAGTAAGAACatcctgcaggattcaggagtgaagctgcTTTCCTCTGGAATGAAGAGTCCAAACTGTAAACTGGAAATTCTCAG aCTTCAATCCTGTCACCTCTCAATGAGAACATGTAAGATTCTGTCCTCAGTCGTCAGCTCCCAGTCCTCCAGTCTCAAAGAACTGGATCTGAGTAACAACAACCTggaggattcaggagtgaagctgcTTTCCTCTGGCCTGAAGAGTCCAAACTGTCACATGGAAATTCTCAG GCTTCAGTCCTGTAACCTctcagggagaacatgtgaGATTTTGTCCTCAGTACTGAGCTCTCAGTCCTGCTGTCTGAGAGAGCTGGATCTGCAGTACAACAAGCTACAGAATTCAGGGGAGAAGTTGCTTTCTGGTGGACTGAAGACTTCAGACTACACACTTGAAGTTTTCAG GGTGGAGCCTGCTGGAGTCCGATGGTTGACACCAGGTCTGAGGAAGT ATTCCTGTCAGCTCACAATCGACACAAACACAGTGAGCAGAAACCTCCAACTGTCTGACAACAACAGGAAGGTgacatttgtgaaaaaagttCAGTCATATCCTGATCATCCAGATAGATTTGATGACTGGCCTCAGCTTCTGTGTAAAACTGGTCTGACTGGTCGCTGTTACTGGGAGGTCGAGTGGAGAAGAAGAGTTGATATATCAGTGAGTTACAGAGGAATCAGAAAGAGAGGAGACAGTAAAGACTGTAGGTTTGGATGGAATGATCAATCCTGGAGTTTGGTCTGCTCTGATGATGGTTACTCTGTCTGTCATAAGGAGAGAGAAacatccatctcctcctcctctgtctctaaCAGAGTAGCAGTGTATGTGGACTGTCCTGCTGGCATTCTGTCCTTCTACAGTGTCTCctctgactcactgatccacctccaCACCTTCAACACCACATTCACTCAAACTCTTTTTCCTGGATTTGGGTTCTGGTCTCCTGGttcctcagtgtttctgtgttga
- the LOC108242155 gene encoding NACHT, LRR and PYD domains-containing protein 12-like isoform X20 → MVTEVRGFTDPQKEEYFRKRFRDEEQASRIISHFKTSRSLHIMCHIPVFCWITATVLEDVLKTREGGELPNTLTEMYIHFLVLQTKVKNIKYDGGAETDPHWSPESRKMIESLGKLAFEQLQKGNLIFYESDLTECGIDSKEASVYSGVFTQIFKEERGLYQDKVFCFIHLSVQEFLAALHVHLTFINSGINLMNKHQTKFNTSKVFMKPELKFVHQSAVDQALQSQNGHLDLFLRFLLGLSLQTNQTLLQGFLAQTGSSSQTNQETVQYINNLISENLSSEKSINLFHCLNELNDGSLVEEIQQSLSSGSLSTDELSPAQWSALAFILLSSGIDLDVFDLKKYSASEEVLLRLLPVVNASNKALLSDCHLSERTCKSLSSALSSQSSCLAELDLSNNNLQDSGVELLSSGLSPNCKLEILRLRSCNFSGRTCEVLSSVLSSESSCLKELDLSNNNLQDSGVELLSSGLKRQHCHLEILRLQSCHLSERACDILSSALSSQSSSLKELDLSKNILQDSGVKLLSSGMKSPNCKLEILRLRYCNLSGRACNVLSSVLSSQSSFLKELELRNNNLQDSGVELLSSGLKSLNCKLEILSS, encoded by the exons ATGGTGACAGAGGTCAGGGGGTTCACTGACCCACAGAAAGAGGAGTACTTCAGGAAGAGATTCAGAGATGAGGAGCAGGCCAGCAGGATCATCTCCCACTTCAAGACATCACGAAGCCTCCACATCATGTGCCACATCCCAGTCTTCTGTTGGATCACTGCTACAGTTCTGGAGGATGTGTTGAAAaccagagagggaggagagctGCCCAACACCCTGActgagatgtacatccacttcCTGGTACTTCAGACCAAAGTCAAAAACATCAAGTATGATGGAGGAGCTGAGACAGATCCACACTGGAGTCCAGAGAGCAGGAAGATGATTGAGTCTCTGGGAAAACTGGCTTTTGAGCAGCTGCAAAAAGGAAACCTGATCTTCTATGAATCAGACCTGACAGAGTGTGGCATCGACAGCAAAGAAGCCTCAGTGTACTCAGGAGTGTTCACACAGATCTTTAAAGAGGAGAGAGGGCTGTACCAGGACAAGGTGTTCTGCTTCATCCATCTGAGTGTTCAGGAGTTTCTGGCTGCTCTTCATGTCCATCTGACCTTCATCAACTCTGGGATTAATTTGATgaataaacatcaaacaaaatTCAACACTTCTAAAGTTTTTATGAAACCAGAACTAAAATTTGTCCATCAGAGTGCTGTAGACCAGGCCTTACAGAGTCAAAATGGACACCTGGACTTGTTCCTTCGCTTCCTCCTTGGTCTTTCACTGCAGACCAATCAGACTCTCCTACAAGGCTTTCTggcacagacaggaagtagctCACAGACCAATCAGGAAACAGTCCAGTACATCAATAACCTGATCAGTGAAAATCTGTCTTCAGAGAAAAGCATCAATCTGTTCCActgtctgaatgaactgaatgatGGTTCTCTAGTGGAGGAGAtccaacagtctctgagttCAGGAAGTCTCTCCACAGATGAACTGTCTCCTGCTCAGTGGTCAGCTCTGGCCTTCATCTTACTGTCATCAGGAATTGATCTGGATGTGTTTGACCTGAAGAAATATTCTGCTTCAGAGGAGGTTCTTCTGAGGCTGCTGCCAGTGGTCAACGCCTCCAACAAAGCTCT GTTGAGTGACTGTCACCTCTcagagagaacatgtaaaaGTCTTTCCTCAGCTCTCAGCTCCCAATCCTCCTGCCTGGCAGAACTGGATCTGAGtaacaacaacctgcaggattcaggagtggAGCTGCTTTCTTCTGGACTGAGTCCAAACTGTAAACTGGAAATTCTCAG acTTCGATCCTGTAACTTTTCAGGGAGAACATGTGAGGTTCTGTCCTCAGTCCTCAGCTCTGAATCCTCCTGTCTGAAAGAACTGGATCTGAGtaacaacaacctgcaggattcaggagtggAGCTGCTTTCTTCTGGACTGAAGAGGCAACACTGTCACCTGGAAATTCTCAG ACTTCAATCCTGTCACCTCTCAGAGAGAGCATGTGATATTCTGTCCTCAGCCCTCAGCTCCCAGTCCTCCAGTCTCAAAGAACTGGATCTGAGTAAGAACatcctgcaggattcaggagtgaagctgcTTTCCTCTGGAATGAAGAGTCCAAACTGTAAACTGGAAATTCTCAG acttcGATACTGTAACCTCTCAGGAAGAGCATGTAATGTTCTGTCCTCAGTCCTCAGCTCCCAATCCTCCTTTCTGAAAGAACTAGAACTGAGgaacaacaacctgcaggattcaggagtggAGCTGCTGTCTTCCGGACTGAAGAGTCTAAACTGTAAACTGGAAATTCTCAG ttcttAA